The Vanessa tameamea isolate UH-Manoa-2023 chromosome 25, ilVanTame1 primary haplotype, whole genome shotgun sequence genome segment atattatttttaaagtaattgattTTCCAAAAccaattcattaaatttaaaataattcctaaCAACAGTATTATCGATTACAATAAGCTTTCTATTGACCAAAGTGAACTTTAACCGTTGTTGTTTTACCTAAGATACGAAAGGAGTTTATAGGGTAGAGTCTTAATAATACAGGTATACGGACTTATGAATAGCCCACCTGATGAAATCACCACCGTCCAAAGACTattcgaaatattaaccattcattacatcgccTATGCACCACCAGTCTTGAAAGCTAAGATGTATATCCATTGTACCTGTTGTTATTAATCCACCCACACAcacttcaaactagaacacagcaatattattattattgatgctGTTTGAGGGTAGAATATGCGATGAGTACCAATCCCGTAGGTGTTACCTATGCCGGCGGGAAGTTTTATAGCTAAAACTTGGTTTAccattatttatgaaatcatcaaaataaattttatttctataaacattaaaattgtttaaaattacatattatcagcatcatataatattaacctAATTAGGACGCCCTAGGTGACCAGCTGTAGACAACGATAGGCTATGTGAGTAAATACAGATGAcaatttttgaagtgataacttcttatgggagagTAAactgcttcgttacgtaacgcgttacggcgccagtgtGTCTGGTTTcactttctcttacgcatacggcagcggtaggcaagCACTAATGTAATGCAAGtataatgatactaataatgtacTTTCACATAATtctaatgtatatgtataatgaaatatattttataatcgcTACGagattttactaataaataacctttcatcacattatcatattaatatacataaaatttaactaagCTTTTTTCaagttaaacataaatagttcaacttagattagtttaatgTATCACTTCTGTTGGGCATCCCGAGacgaatatgtatttatatttttaaatactaaatttaaatctttaaaattcatGAAAAATCTGAcaaaattaatgacaaaatCCGCAAGTATAGgattaacttataatttattattatataaatgtttaaatttgctgaatacaatacaatacctatttaaaaaaaatacatttcaaatgaatacatgaaataatttgaaattatcgaATAGGCAAGAATATCCAGATTCAGAGAATaggcaattatataaaaattgtatattatctgTTTCGAGCGTCGCCTTATAAAATTAGCCAATCAGAACGCATACAAAAACCATAGACAAGAAATAAAGCGCTGTTAAACTTTTCAGGATAACCGGGCGTAGCGCATCGTTGCGGTGCAATTTTCGCGGTCGTAATTTACATAAATCGTGTCGGATAGCAAACAGTTACTAAGGATTTTGTCTAAACATGGGTGTGGACGTTGAAACTATTACGCCCGGCgatggtaaattatttttaattacctagTACAATGcctatgattttattataacccTAAACTATCTATTTCTAATTCCACctttttttacttcaaattataatactaattataagaataatcaTAATTAGTGTATTTATGATCCAATCAGTTTGGAAATAGAACACTTAATGAACGACGATGgttaaaacattgtaatatttatagagGCAACCTACCCAAAACGGGGGCAAACTGTCGTTGTCCATTACACCGGCACGCTGACGAACGGGCAAAAATTTGATTCATCCCGTGACAGAGGCAAGCCTTTCAAGTTCAAGATTGGAAAGGGCGAGGTCATCAAGGGCTGGGATCAAGGTGTCGCTAAGGTAGGACACATTAAAGTCATAGTTAGTagcgacaaaaaaatatttgctaatTAGTgagtaaaaataacataacctATGAATGTTGAACTCACTTTTATGATAATACTTGCCATAACATACTTAAGTATGCGAATGTATCTTATATCTTTACCAtatctttgatttaatttcagtaGCTAGAGGTTAAGAAATCAATTTTCAAGAATGAATTAGCATTAGATTcctaatagaaaatatataatttattaaattgtgcaGATGTCCGTCGGTGAGCGTGCTAAGCTGACCTGCTCTCCTGACTTTGCATATGGCCAGCAAGGTCACCCCGGAGTCATCCCACCAAACTCCACACTCATCTTTGATGTTGAACTCATCCGTCTTGAATAAACTCATCAACACTTTGTGCACTAGATTTAGTTTCACTTAACTAATTGTTCACAAAAGAGGTTTTAAGCATTACCTTTTAGTGTTCAAAGTCATTACATAAGTTGAATTTCTATGTTAAGGGGGTTTTCATGCAATTGATAaagattttgatatatttcatttttgtaatttcttcatataataaattttattattgtatttgattcATGAATAAAACTATATGCAAGACATTCCGTGAGCATTTCAAAGTCAATTATACTTATATCTTTTATGTACTCTCAatgaattttgtatattaattgtaagcacaagattgaataatatttgcGGATCAAAGATGtttcttctttctttttaattgtattccGGTATATACTTCAAAagctttattatatgtaatacttTAAGAATAAACATCATCTAAcacaatattcttttatttatcatGTTTACCATGTACCCACTTCCGCTGTGACCTCTCAATTGGAATTTCAAAA includes the following:
- the LOC113396623 gene encoding peptidyl-prolyl cis-trans isomerase FKBP1A-like gives rise to the protein MGVDVETITPGDEATYPKRGQTVVVHYTGTLTNGQKFDSSRDRGKPFKFKIGKGEVIKGWDQGVAKMSVGERAKLTCSPDFAYGQQGHPGVIPPNSTLIFDVELIRLE